In a genomic window of Nocardiopsis mwathae:
- a CDS encoding nitronate monooxygenase codes for MAPVAEPSDLPALIQGGMGVGVSGWRLARAVARTGQLGVVSGVALDVQLARRLWLGDPDGHLRRALAHFPDTEAAERILRRYYVPGGVAADRRRFRPVPRPSLRPNRTRTDLTVAGNFAEVWLAKEGHGGLVGVNYLEKIQLATPAAVYGAMLAGVDYVLMGAGIPTEIPALLDALAARSPVELTVDVAGTDERHTVAFDPSAFPEVGPLPRPRFLAIVSSDVLAMYLNRSSVTRPDGFVVEAPSAGGHSAPPRGRMRLDASGEPVYGPRDRVDLAKVAVLGLPFWTAGGYASPRGMAAAGAAGAAGIQVGSAFALCRESGLDPRLRRRLLQRVAEGTLAVRNDPLASPAGFPFKVAEVPGTLSEDDVYEGRPRLCDLGYLRTPYARPDGGVGYRCPAEPVDEYLAKGGAAEDTVGRQCLCNGLVAGVGLGRHRPGGYVEPPLLTLGQDLGFLPDLLGADGDYSASDVVRYLLPE; via the coding sequence ATGGCACCCGTCGCGGAACCCTCCGACCTCCCCGCCCTCATCCAGGGAGGAATGGGGGTCGGTGTGTCGGGGTGGCGGCTGGCCCGGGCCGTCGCCCGGACCGGGCAGCTGGGCGTGGTGTCGGGGGTGGCGCTCGACGTCCAGCTGGCGCGGCGCCTCTGGCTCGGGGACCCGGACGGGCACCTGCGGCGCGCGCTGGCCCACTTCCCGGACACCGAGGCCGCCGAGCGCATCCTGCGGCGCTACTACGTTCCGGGCGGTGTCGCCGCCGACCGCCGCCGGTTCCGTCCGGTCCCGCGACCCTCCCTGCGGCCCAACCGGACGCGCACGGATCTCACCGTCGCGGGCAATTTCGCGGAGGTGTGGCTGGCGAAGGAAGGGCACGGTGGGCTCGTCGGCGTCAACTACCTGGAGAAGATCCAGCTCGCCACGCCCGCCGCCGTCTACGGGGCGATGCTCGCCGGGGTCGACTACGTGCTGATGGGAGCCGGGATCCCCACCGAGATCCCGGCGCTGCTCGACGCGCTGGCCGCGCGGTCCCCGGTCGAGCTCACCGTCGACGTCGCCGGAACCGACGAGCGCCACACCGTCGCCTTCGACCCGTCCGCGTTCCCCGAGGTCGGGCCGCTGCCGCGGCCGCGCTTCCTCGCGATCGTCTCCTCCGACGTCCTGGCCATGTACCTGAACAGGTCGTCGGTCACCCGGCCCGACGGGTTCGTCGTCGAGGCACCGTCGGCCGGCGGGCACAGCGCCCCGCCCCGCGGCCGCATGCGCCTGGACGCGTCCGGTGAACCGGTCTACGGTCCGCGCGACCGCGTCGACCTGGCGAAGGTCGCGGTGCTGGGCCTGCCCTTCTGGACGGCCGGAGGATACGCGTCGCCGCGGGGAATGGCCGCCGCGGGCGCCGCCGGGGCAGCGGGGATCCAGGTGGGGAGCGCCTTCGCGCTCTGCCGGGAGTCGGGGCTCGATCCGCGGCTGCGGCGGCGCCTCCTCCAGCGGGTGGCCGAGGGCACGCTCGCGGTGCGCAACGATCCCCTCGCGTCCCCGGCCGGGTTCCCGTTCAAGGTCGCCGAGGTCCCGGGGACACTGTCCGAGGACGACGTCTACGAGGGCCGCCCCCGGCTCTGCGACCTCGGGTACCTCCGCACCCCCTACGCCAGGCCCGACGGCGGGGTCGGCTACCGCTGCCCGGCCGAACCGGTCGACGAGTACCTCGCCAAGGGCGGGGCAGCCGAGGACACCGTGGGGCGCCAGTGCCTGTGCAACGGCCTCGTCGCCGGCGTCGGCCTGGGTCGGCACCGCCCGGGCGGCTATGTCGAGCCCCCGCTGCTGACGCTCGGCCAGGATCTCGGCTTCCTGCCGGACCTGCTGGGAGCGGACGGCGACTACTCCGCATCCGATGTCGTCCGCTACCTCTTGCCGGAATAG
- a CDS encoding alpha/beta fold hydrolase, translating into MPTIQVNGATIAYTDTGPPPDHPDAPTVLFGHGLLFSGWLFHHQVAELRDRYRCVTLDWRGQGDSPAASDGYGMDTLTADATALIERLGLAPVHYVGLSMGGFVGQRIGARRGDLLRSLVLLDTSADAEDPAKVGRYRLLASAYLLLGIRPVLGQILPLMFGPAFLASEESRPVVEEWTRRLRRCRRTGIRKAVLGVADRAPVHDEIAAIDVPTLVATGAQDAALPPDHARRIAARIPGARLEIITDAGHSSTIERPAAVNALIADFHASVEKA; encoded by the coding sequence ATGCCGACGATCCAGGTCAACGGTGCGACGATCGCCTATACCGACACCGGCCCGCCCCCGGACCACCCCGACGCGCCGACCGTGCTGTTCGGCCACGGGCTGCTGTTCAGCGGCTGGCTCTTCCACCACCAGGTGGCCGAGCTCCGCGACCGCTACCGGTGCGTCACGCTGGACTGGCGCGGCCAGGGCGACAGCCCGGCCGCCTCCGACGGCTACGGCATGGACACGCTCACCGCCGACGCCACCGCCCTCATCGAACGGCTGGGCCTGGCACCCGTGCACTACGTCGGCCTGTCCATGGGCGGGTTCGTCGGCCAGCGCATCGGCGCTCGCCGCGGCGACCTGCTGCGGTCGCTGGTCCTGCTGGACACCAGCGCCGATGCCGAGGACCCGGCCAAGGTCGGGCGCTACCGGCTGCTCGCGTCCGCCTACCTGCTCCTCGGCATCCGACCGGTGCTGGGGCAGATCCTCCCCCTGATGTTCGGGCCGGCCTTCCTCGCCTCCGAGGAGAGCCGACCGGTCGTCGAGGAGTGGACGCGGCGCCTGCGCAGGTGCAGGCGGACGGGGATCCGCAAAGCGGTCCTGGGCGTCGCCGACCGCGCCCCGGTCCATGACGAGATCGCCGCCATCGACGTCCCCACCCTGGTGGCCACCGGCGCGCAGGACGCGGCCCTTCCCCCCGACCACGCCCGCCGCATCGCCGCCCGCATCCCCGGCGCACGGCTGGAGATCATCACCGACGCGGGCCACTCCAGCACGATCGAGCGGCCCGCTGCCGTGAACGCCCTGATCGCCGACTTCCACGCGTCGGTCGAGAAGGCCTGA
- a CDS encoding GNAT family N-acetyltransferase, producing MPQKSTAERAVLTDAAGAGVLDYLLPLPGTPRYAADARPLVPGAARTVLDRMRGWRITTRAEFGGELIAMGAEPQRTSRKMRRNLVDDPPPAAWAGLAPDRPGLRVTAFDQGIDRLFPAIQEAFPPGHPDSRSVLDPGADRAALSALLSGRALGPVQDLSSLVVDDGRNADDPVAAGLVVNDRAAGVLWIGEVFRRPDDRYRGLGGLLLRRMLAAAAGAGAPEVGLAVTVGNDAEHLYTRLGFRDLGVFTTVRIPGEPERAG from the coding sequence ATGCCCCAGAAGTCGACGGCCGAGCGCGCCGTCCTCACCGACGCCGCCGGTGCCGGGGTCCTGGACTACCTTCTTCCGCTGCCCGGCACCCCCCGCTACGCCGCCGACGCCCGCCCGCTGGTCCCCGGCGCTGCGCGGACGGTCCTGGACCGGATGCGCGGGTGGCGGATCACCACCCGGGCGGAGTTCGGCGGGGAACTGATCGCGATGGGCGCCGAGCCGCAGCGCACCTCCCGGAAGATGCGCCGGAACCTCGTCGACGACCCGCCACCCGCCGCCTGGGCCGGCCTGGCACCCGACCGGCCCGGTCTCCGCGTCACCGCGTTCGACCAGGGCATCGACCGGCTCTTCCCGGCGATCCAGGAGGCCTTCCCGCCCGGCCATCCGGACAGCCGGTCCGTGCTGGACCCCGGCGCGGACCGTGCGGCACTGTCCGCACTGCTGTCGGGCCGGGCACTCGGCCCCGTCCAGGACCTGAGCTCGCTCGTGGTCGACGACGGCCGGAACGCGGATGACCCCGTCGCCGCCGGGCTGGTCGTCAACGACCGCGCCGCAGGGGTCCTCTGGATCGGTGAGGTCTTCCGGCGTCCCGACGACCGCTACCGCGGCCTCGGCGGGCTCCTCCTCCGCCGGATGCTGGCGGCGGCGGCCGGGGCCGGCGCCCCGGAGGTCGGCCTCGCGGTGACCGTCGGCAACGACGCGGAGCACCTCTACACCCGCCTCGGCTTCCGCGACCTGGGCGTGTTCACCACGGTCCGGATCCCCGGGGAGCCCGAGCGGGCCGGCTGA
- a CDS encoding alpha/beta hydrolase gives MQPTQETLDFIDLLSRNLPDLRAGATVDDLRSAISAATAVDGPDVAVVRDLSCPGPAGPVPLRHYRPVPDTIAPGIVFFHGGGFATGDLDTHDHICRIIAAGTGAAVVAVDYRLAPEHPFPAAPDDAFAATRWVAENAEELGIDAGRLAVAGDSAGGCLAAVVAQLARDAGGPAIAYQALVYPVVDWDDTAARELYPSRTGNGDSYFLTAEAMSWFGEQYIADPSDRTDVRASPIRAASLAGLPPALVLTADFDPLRDEGEAYARALAAAGVATTTVRINDGFHGILGFGAFLNSAERAETALVSALRAALADAS, from the coding sequence ATGCAGCCCACCCAGGAGACCCTCGACTTCATCGACCTGCTCAGCCGCAACCTCCCCGACCTGCGCGCCGGGGCGACCGTCGACGACCTCCGATCCGCCATCAGCGCGGCAACGGCGGTGGACGGCCCCGACGTCGCCGTGGTGCGGGACCTGTCGTGCCCCGGACCGGCCGGGCCGGTACCGCTCCGGCACTACCGGCCCGTCCCGGACACGATCGCGCCCGGCATCGTCTTCTTCCACGGCGGCGGGTTCGCCACCGGCGACCTGGACACACACGACCACATCTGCCGCATCATCGCGGCGGGGACGGGGGCGGCCGTCGTGGCGGTCGACTACCGGCTCGCGCCCGAACACCCCTTTCCCGCGGCGCCCGACGACGCCTTCGCCGCGACGCGGTGGGTGGCCGAGAACGCCGAGGAGCTGGGCATCGACGCGGGACGGCTCGCGGTGGCCGGGGACAGCGCGGGCGGCTGCCTCGCCGCGGTCGTCGCCCAGCTGGCCCGCGACGCAGGCGGTCCCGCGATCGCCTACCAGGCCCTCGTCTACCCCGTAGTCGACTGGGACGACACCGCGGCCCGCGAGCTCTACCCGTCGCGCACGGGCAACGGCGACTCCTACTTCCTCACCGCCGAGGCCATGTCGTGGTTCGGCGAGCAGTACATCGCGGACCCGTCGGACCGCACCGACGTCCGCGCCTCCCCCATCCGCGCCGCCTCCCTGGCGGGACTGCCGCCCGCGCTGGTCCTCACCGCCGACTTCGACCCGCTGCGCGACGAGGGCGAAGCCTACGCCCGCGCCCTCGCGGCCGCCGGGGTCGCCACGACGACGGTGCGGATCAACGACGGCTTCCACGGCATCCTCGGCTTCGGGGCCTTCCTGAACTCGGCCGAACGCGCGGAGACCGCATTGGTCTCGGCCCTCCGTGCCGCCCTCGCCGACGCGTCCTAG
- a CDS encoding L-lactate permease: MPTSHPAVLSLLALLPILAIGVLLVGLRWPAKYAMPVGYGVAVTVAVAVWQVGWWDIAASTVQGFVIAAGLLYIVFGALLLLATLSASGALRSIRATFTRITPDRRIQVIIVAWLFGSFIEGASGFGTPAAVAAPLLLALGFPAMAAVLAGLIMQSTPVSFGAVGTPLLVGVHGGLSGAAEVEQNLHAAGTGLDAYITGPVTVHVALMHAIVGTLIPLFMVCMLTLFFGERRSAADGLQVAPFALFSALAMTVPYLLTAWLLGPEFPSLFGGLIGLVIVVSAARRGFLMPTGTWGFPPRDRWLPDWMGRIVPDTREVGDGDVGTARAWTPYVLVAALLLLTRLALADPLQAVTVGWSRIFGTEISADFSPLWSPGFVFLTVIALTYALHRMKRHEIAESWKTAGRQLGVAAVALLAAVPMVRVFINSGTEFNASGLDSMPLTLAAGASALAGESWPVFAPWIGALGAFAAGSNTVSNLMFSLFQFSTAEQIGAPTAVVVAAQAVGGAAGNMITVHNVVAACATVGLIDREGALIRKTVIPLAYYCLAAGMLAYVLGFGLGLNTGTIGLTLLLLTLAAAAALAWRSPAAPVGQPPAPGGP, encoded by the coding sequence GTGCCGACATCGCATCCGGCTGTCCTCAGCCTGCTGGCCCTCCTCCCCATCCTCGCCATCGGTGTACTGCTCGTCGGACTGCGGTGGCCGGCCAAGTACGCGATGCCCGTCGGCTACGGGGTGGCGGTCACCGTCGCCGTGGCGGTGTGGCAGGTGGGGTGGTGGGACATCGCCGCCTCCACCGTCCAGGGGTTCGTCATCGCCGCCGGGCTGCTCTACATCGTCTTCGGCGCGCTGCTCCTCCTCGCCACGCTGAGTGCGAGCGGGGCGCTGCGCTCGATCCGGGCGACCTTCACCCGGATCACCCCCGACCGCCGGATCCAGGTCATCATCGTCGCCTGGCTCTTCGGCAGCTTCATCGAGGGCGCCTCCGGGTTCGGCACCCCCGCCGCCGTGGCCGCGCCGCTCCTGCTCGCGCTGGGGTTCCCCGCGATGGCGGCCGTGCTGGCCGGGCTCATCATGCAGAGCACACCGGTCAGCTTCGGCGCGGTCGGGACGCCGCTCCTCGTCGGCGTGCACGGCGGGCTCTCCGGGGCGGCGGAGGTCGAGCAGAACCTGCACGCCGCCGGGACGGGGCTGGACGCCTACATCACCGGGCCGGTCACCGTACACGTCGCGCTCATGCACGCCATCGTGGGCACGCTGATCCCCCTGTTCATGGTCTGCATGCTCACGCTCTTCTTCGGTGAACGCCGCAGCGCGGCCGACGGCCTGCAGGTCGCGCCGTTCGCCCTGTTCTCGGCGCTGGCGATGACCGTCCCCTACCTCCTTACCGCCTGGCTGCTCGGCCCGGAGTTCCCCTCGCTGTTCGGCGGGCTCATCGGACTGGTGATCGTGGTGTCCGCCGCCCGGCGCGGGTTCCTGATGCCGACCGGGACGTGGGGATTCCCGCCCCGCGACCGCTGGCTACCCGACTGGATGGGCCGCATCGTCCCGGACACGCGGGAGGTCGGCGACGGGGACGTGGGCACGGCCCGTGCCTGGACCCCCTACGTCCTGGTGGCGGCGCTGCTCCTGCTGACCCGCCTGGCCCTGGCCGACCCGCTCCAGGCTGTGACGGTCGGTTGGAGCCGCATCTTCGGCACCGAGATCTCGGCGGACTTCAGCCCGCTGTGGTCTCCCGGGTTCGTGTTCCTCACCGTCATCGCCCTGACCTACGCGCTGCACCGGATGAAGCGCCACGAGATCGCCGAGTCCTGGAAGACCGCCGGCCGTCAGCTCGGCGTCGCCGCGGTCGCCCTGCTGGCCGCCGTCCCCATGGTCCGCGTGTTCATCAACTCGGGCACCGAGTTCAACGCCTCCGGCCTGGACAGCATGCCGCTGACACTCGCCGCCGGGGCCTCGGCGCTCGCCGGAGAGTCCTGGCCGGTCTTCGCCCCGTGGATCGGTGCGCTCGGCGCCTTCGCCGCCGGGAGCAACACGGTGAGCAACCTGATGTTCTCGCTGTTCCAGTTCTCCACGGCCGAACAGATCGGCGCCCCCACCGCGGTGGTCGTCGCCGCCCAGGCGGTCGGCGGCGCGGCGGGCAACATGATCACCGTGCACAACGTGGTCGCCGCCTGCGCCACGGTCGGCCTCATCGACCGGGAGGGCGCCCTGATCCGCAAGACCGTGATCCCGCTGGCCTACTACTGCCTGGCGGCCGGGATGCTGGCCTACGTCCTCGGCTTCGGCCTCGGCCTCAACACGGGCACCATCGGGTTGACGCTCCTGCTCCTCACCCTGGCGGCGGCGGCCGCTCTCGCCTGGCGCTCACCGGCAGCGCCCGTCGGGCAGCCACCGGCCCCAGGCGGGCCGTAG